ACGATACTAACAACAGACCGATAAACATAAATGAACGTTGCGATTCCATAACAGCTTATTTCTCGTCTTTATTTTTAAGTTCAGGAACTGGGTCATTTCCCCCAGCGTGCAAAGGGTGACATTTTAAAATACGTTTGCCCGATAACCAACAACCTTTTATTACGCCAAATCGAGAAATTGCCTCAATAGCATAATGTGAACAAGTTGGAGTAAAACGACAGCTTGGTGCAAATAGCGGGCTAATCCATTTTTGGTAGCCGCGAATTAGCAGAATTACTCCTGACTGGTACGCTGTGCGATTTTGCGCCATAGCTTTTCCAATTGTTTAAATAATTCAGCATTAGTTTGCTGATCAATGCCTGACTTGGCCATGATTAC
This is a stretch of genomic DNA from Flocculibacter collagenilyticus. It encodes these proteins:
- the yidD gene encoding membrane protein insertion efficiency factor YidD; this encodes MAQNRTAYQSGVILLIRGYQKWISPLFAPSCRFTPTCSHYAIEAISRFGVIKGCWLSGKRILKCHPLHAGGNDPVPELKNKDEK